The window GATTTTCATATCAATCACAACAGTAAGAAGAGATTCAGTAGGAATAAGCTTGACTCTTTAACAGTGCCTGAAGTTTGCTTCTAGCTTGAAATGGTTCAGATCATTCAGAGCTGTGTTCaaagaaataatttgctttaaggTAAATGTGATATTGCATGCTGACACAAAGCAGGTGATCCCACTCAACTCATCTTTGATAGTGGTGTCCGTCAGAAGTCCCTTCACACAACTGTGCTTAGCATacattttgaatgttttgaatGCTCCAGCACATAGACACTCAAATATTCTTTTGTGGGGATGTGAGAAAGTCCCATGACAAACGAGTCAATCTTTAGTGGCACAAAAAAGGTAATCTGTGGCACCTCCTTCCACATTCTTCCTCTGCCATAAGCTTCCTCTGGCCACCTAGTGTTGGCTAGACTCTCCTTGACCTAATGAGAGACAAAcagctcaggaaaaagaaaaagcagaggcaaggAGATCATTTAAGAACCCGATGAGAATAAGAACTTTTACAAGGAAGCATGACCAACAACAAGGGAgtgggaggagcagagaggacagAACTGAAACCTTCATGGTTCAGCAACAGCAATCCATTACGTTGGTTCCAGAGGAAGTGAGAACTCTCCAGCTAAGTGTGGAATACCCAACAGTCTCAATTTGGTTAAAAAAGAACGTGCTGCCTTTGGACAGGACAAGCCATCATTGAAGATAGTGTAAAAGCAACTGATCTGTGATTCTCGAAGTCAAAGGGAATTTTTGGTGCTGCTGACAATCTGAGCAATGTGATAATCTAAAATGGTGTTCAAATGCTCACTTGTCTGAAGTGATAAAACCAAAAGTAGAATGGAATCCAAAATTAGCCTGTCCTCTAGAAAAAGAGCAGTGGAAAAAACATCATATATCTCAGCATGTCTCAAAAGACATTGCATTAAAAActcaaaatgggaaaaagaagtaGAGGCAAAGAATCTGCagatatatttttactttatattatttctttttttattactgttagcTGACATATATGATCCATTACAACTaatctttgtgaaaaaaatagtGCTAATGAGGCAGAGACCTAGATTTACAGAAGGTCTGTGTTACTTCATGTTCTCTGAAGTACCTAATTCCCATACTTAAATTCAACAGTCATTCACAGAACTCCTGCATAAACCTATAGGTACCAAAATACTCTTGCTGCTCAAGACACAGGTGATAGGGTTTTTTAAACACTGGGGTTAGACTTAAAACTCCAGGAGAAAGTTAGTGTTTATAAACCTAGACTAGCTGAAGATCAGCATTACATATGCCGGAGATGTAAGGTTTAAGCCACGTCTGTGCCCTTGGCATTTCCTGGTGATTGCTATAGATTGTCTTCCTCTCAACACTCGGCCTCATGCACAGGACTTAACTCAGGGTTGTAAACTTAATTAGTAGACAAAACACCTGAAATGTAGGTATTGCAACACTGAAGACTGCAATATGCAAGTTCCTGTATGAATCTACCCCCTATTAGAGGCAAGTTATGTCTAGTTATTTCCCCTACGAGAAGAACCTCTTCAGTTAGCACGCTCTCCAGCTCTCTAGTGAAGGGAACATACTCTGCACAAGCCAACTGTCCTAGCAAAATAGGTTACTGGTACCATTTGACTGAAGCTACATACAAGCAACAAAACTGCAGTGTGTATCTTTGGCATAAGTAATTTTAACTGATAAAAATTTATTAATTCAGTCACTTCCGGAGCAGTATGTCTTGCCTCTCATTTAAGTGTCTTTACAAAGTTGCAAATTAAGATATTTTGTGTCTATATAATTTTGGTCCATGAAAAGTTAAGggtttgtttggtatttttttggtaGGACTGCTACTCACATTATAAAGGTTCTGTACACTTGTAGGAGGCAGCCGAGCATTTGCATTTGCCCATGTGATTTGTCTCCCCGGTTTCTTATTGTTGGAAATTCTGGCCTGTTGAGAAGGTGGTGCAGGACAGTTCCTGATCACAGCACCAGAATTTGCATTacctgcagaagaaaaaacatgagagaaaggaaaatcatGAGGACACGGAACACACTGAATGAGACATAGACAGAACATAAAAATTGAGTCCGCCTCTGCCACCTCGCTTCATctcacaaacagaacaaaaatattcagaataaaattaGAATGTAGTAGCAAACAAAACTAGTTCAAAAGGGCATGGGAAAAGATAACAGCAGTATAGaagcaaagacaaaacagaaaggaacatAGGGTCAAGACTGAGGCAGGAAAGGGCCAAAAAGAATGTCATACACTCAAAACTCATTCAACAGTCTTTTGCTCTTATGTCATTTTCCTCCCACACTTTCACCTTCTCATTTTGCCATGTAAATTTCCAAtttcccttatttatttttccccactcaatctgttcccttctttcttccccagAATAGTGCCTTGCGGTGGATTACATCCCACTGTAGGAGTGTAGTACCTACTTTGAACAGTAGTGTGTGTTATGGGATTATATATCACATGGATCTTTGGTCTCTGACATAAATCTTCACTCCGGCTGGATACTTCTGGCTGGACACTAGTTGTAGTTCCAGCGTGCACATGCGAAGTTTTTAGAAGAGGTGGTGTTGGTTCTCTCTGGTCTTTCCTGGTAGGTAAAGTCACAGAACTGGAATTTGGAAGAAGTGGCTTAGATTCAGACTGACTTAGGTGAATGCCTTCTCTCTGCACTTGCTCCTTTGGatgtctatttaattttttttcaaggatCATCTACAGAAAGGAGAAGCTGATTAGACTTAACACAGctacacagcagagcagaggaacaAAACGCAGAAACAAAGATAAAGacttaaaaataactgcaatttATTTCCCAGGATAGGTAacaagtataattttaaaattaatttagggTTAGAAAGAAGATAGTAGTAATATTCTcaatggaaagaaagaataggATCACACAGGAGttattatgggatgtttaggTTAGAAACcaaaagcaggaagagagaggggtttaggtgatttggggaggaaagagTGTGGGAAATAGTGGGTAGAGGTATAAAACAGACAGTTGTGTGTCAACAGCTGGCTGGTCAATATGCTcgtctggccatgccctgcatCTGATCAATGCAGTTTGCTCTATGTtcttattaaattcctttctCTTTGCTGGAAGAGAGACTGTCtattctgtctgtgtgtgtgtggatgcaGGTGTGAGTGCCAGTAACTGGAGTCAGATCACAGCTCAGAGGGCCTGTGTGTCCATGGTGCCAGCAACTGAAGAGAGTGCAGGTGTGCGAGTGAGCCCCTGATTCCAGCAAAGACCAAGTCAGACTAGTCGGTGAACAGTTCAAGTGGCCCAGGCATCTCTAAGGGCCAGCTCTGGGTGTGAGAGCACTTGTGTATTTCTAGGGGTGAGCGCACTGCGGGTGGGGTGCTGAGGTCAGCTAAGGGACCTGGAAAGTCCTGGCCAGCTGTTTGTCTGCATGGTCTgtaccagcaactggagcagggctgcagccttGGCGGCCTGTCTATCCACGTGCCAACAACTGAGGAGGTGGGGACCCAAGGGACAGCTACTGGGCAGACTGAGTGCCTGAGACCAGCTGCTGCAGGGATCCACCtcgtatgtatgtatatatatatattctcatGAATGGACATCCATCTTGCTCAGCCAGAGAAGGGAGCAGGATGAGGCTGTTGGTGCTGTCTATGTTTGTGAGAGTGCTCTGAGTGCCTGTTTGTGATCCATGTGGCCAGCCATGTAtacattatatatgtatatatgtagtgTGTATGTGTTTTCTATGTGTGTGTGCCCACTGAGAATACAACTTCGTACTGGCtggacctggggacatggagTGGCAGCAGTCTCACCTCTCTTGGACTGTTGGATCCAGCATATTTTCCTCTAACACAGTCTTTCTCATACATTATGCTttacaggcttttctttttccagtgggAATCTGGACTTAGAGACCTCTCAAAAATTATGACAGTATAGAACTTACTAATAAGAAACACCAAGATGTAACTGTAAGCATGTATAGAAAGCCTAGGGGAATGCAAATAGAAGAAAATGACAGAACTCAATAAGTGTATGCAAGAATGGCAGGTTATCTGGAGGACTGGGATTTTGGAAAATAGGGTAAGAGAAAGTACCTCATATAGTTTATTTCGATATTCTGCCACAGACAGCTGGATATCATCACCTAAAGGAAGAATCACATCATAATCCAGAGAGGGCTCCCTGGCAGGACAGTGAAACCTAAGATGATGATAACACATAATGCAATTCACTAAGACTAAAACCAGCATCACAGATTAATATAATGTTAAAAAGGATTATTAAATCATCTAGTGTGACCTCTAGTGGAAACTGGGGtagagaaaattaagaattagctttgtcttttttttttttctgtcatggacGTAAAGAAAACTTGTGCCAAAAGCAGGTCTATAACATCTCAAGGGAAATTGCACATTGGTGTTATGCTCACCTTTTCACATAAGGATGCTGCAAAGCCTCCTCTGCTGTGAGTCGTTTATCAGGGTTAAATACTAAAAGTTTCTTCAGAAGATCCAAGGCAGGCAATGGAGTAGAGGATGGTAAAATCTCCTCAAATGTTACTCGCTGCCTAGAAGTGAGAAAACAACGATATAAACTCCCAGTGTCTGTGAAGTTCTGGGAATCACATCAAAGTGACACCTGATTCCAGAGTTCACTCACAAATAGTGTGTCATAATCAAACCTAACCCTTTGATTAGGTTTGAATGCCTCCCTCCTAGCGCTAGGAATCTACATGAAGTTCCTAACTTGCAAGTCTAGTCCTTCTCTTGTTTCAGTGGAAAGAGTGAGAGATATCAGACACAAGTGAATAATAACTCCTCTGGACAATGAGtccttcttttgttcttttgacAATGCAGGAAGCCCAGACTCCTAATTTGGATGTTTCAGTTGAACTGTTAAAGATATCACAAATCCAGCCCTTAAACCACAGAAATATATTCCTGTATAATTTCCAATGAGAAGACAAAGtttaaaaatctggttttgcattttgaaatcCGAAAGATAATAATTAAcataataaacatgaaaatatctaatacatttgaaaaatcagttttaaaacacaatttttacttatattttaaataattttgccaCTCCATGACAACATTCTTTTAGTTTAGAAAAGTGATCCACTACTGTGTTGTCCCAAGAACACAGCATTTGGACTGAGTGGCTCAGAAAAAGTATTCAGTTTTGAATACTTGTTTCACTTGTTCTTTTACCTAGCCAGAGCCATCCAGCAGAACTTAGCCACTTGACTttcacattttgggggggggggggggggggggtgtggagaaGATAACATCCGAAGAGAAGGGCTGTCAAATAAATGCCAGCAATGAATGGAGTTCCAATTGCTTTTCACTACTCAGAGAAGGGTTATAGAAATGAGAGAGCTCTTCTCAGAGGCGCTGGGGTGGGTTGATCTCGGCTGGCAGCTAAGCCCCCACCCACTTGCTTACTCACTaccccctgctgctgctcttacaTGCAGCAATCCTACTAGCCAAAGCGTAGCTAGAGCTCAAcatagctacagctgttaaggataacaaaaaatgtttctataaattcattaacaacaaaaggaggattagggaaaatctccctcccttattcgatgcagagggaaacacagtcacgaaggctgaggaaaaggctgaggtgctcactgcctactttgcctcagtctttagcagtgaaactaactgttccctgggcacccagcctcgtgagctaggggacagggaggggaagctgaatgaggtcatcgcaatgaaagaggaagtgatctacgacctgctacgccgcttggatgcgcacaagtctatgggaccggatgggttatatccaagagtgctgaaagagttggcagacgtgctcgccaagccactttccatgatctacctgaagtcatggctaactggggaggtcccaatggactgcagggtagcaaatgtagcgcccatctacaaaaaaggcagaaaggaggatctgggaaactataggcctgtcagtctgacctcggtagcagggaaggtgatggagcacatcatcttgagtgccattacaagtcatataatggacaagcaggggatcaggcctagtcagcatgggtttatgaaaggcaggtcctgcctgacgaacctgatctccttctatgacaagatgacccaattattggataagggaaaggctgtggacattgtctacctaggctttcaaaaagcatttgatactgtcccccatagaattctcatggaaaaactggcggctcacggcctggatgagcatacgatctgctggatcaagcactggctggatgggtggtcccaaagagtggtggtcaatggagttaactccagctggcggccggtcacaagtggtgtccctcagggctcagtgttgggaccatttctgtttaacgtctttattgatgaccttgataaggacatagagtgtatcatcagcaagtttgcagatgacacgaagctaagcgggagtgttgatctacatgaggatagggaggctctacagagagacttgggtagattgaaccgatgggccaatgctaacggtacgagcttcaacaaggccaagtgctgggtcctgcacttgggccacaacaaccccatgcatcgctacaggtttggggaagtgtggctggagagctgcctggcagaaaaggacctgggggttctaattgacaagcggccaaacatgagccagcagtgtgcccaggcggccgagaaagccaatgccatcctggcttgtattagaaatagtgtgaccagcagaaggagggaggcaattgtccccctgtactcagcactggtgaggccacaccttgagtattgtgtccagttctgagcacctcaatatgagagagatctcgaggtgctggagcgagcgcagaggagggcaacgaagctggtgaagggcctggagaataaatctgatgaggagggattgaaggagctgggactgtttagtttgaggaagaggaggctgaggggaggcctcatcactctctacaactacttgaaaggacattgtagagaggttggtgctggtctcttctcgcaggtcattagcgatagaacaagagggaatgggttcaagctgcagcagggtaggtttaggctggacattaggaaaaaattcttcacagaaagagtggttagacactggaataggctgcccagggaggtggtggagtcaccatccctgaatgtgtttaagactcgtttagatgtggtgttaagtgatatggtgtaagggagaactttgtagagtggagttgatggttggactcgataatcccaagggtcttttccaacctaaatgattctatgattctactacaGAGGGATTTGCTAAGAGGCTGGGCAAGCCAGACATCTGTTTAAGCCTCTCTATATCCATGGCAGCTACAGCAAAAGCTCttttcatagaatcttagaatggtttcggttggaaaggaccttaaagatcatcaagttccaacccccctgccatgggcagggacacctcccactagaccaggttgctcaaagccttcCCCTAGAGGCAGGTGAATCTGCACAGAGCAGAAACCATTTCCACCGGTGAACTTCACTGGAAGGTAAACTTCAGGGCAACTTTGTCAACATCATACAGTAGGTTGTTGACTTCTGAGACACATTGAATATACAAGGCTTACCGGGAACTCATGCGGTTAATAACTGAGGCCCTGTAATCTGATTGCATAGCCAAAATAtctgcaataatgaaaacatactGTTAATGCCAAGATTAGGATTACCAGAGCTACACAGTTTACGAAGGCAAGCAAATACTTGATATTAACATCGGAAATTATCCTAATAAAACTCAATGGAATATTTACTTACAAATTTTCTAAACTGATTTTCTCAATTCCTATACATTCTATCATAGATTTTATAAACTTGCACTCATATTCACATACAGAGAAGCACCAAGATATCTGAGGCCAAACGATCTGACCAGGATTACTTGTGTGGGACACAGAGAACAAGGGATACCAGCTATTGACTTCCTCATTGCATTTGCTGGGGTTCTTTTTGATTGGTGATGTGAACTGTTTTATGAACATATCTGTCATACTGTCAGTCAACAGTTGCTATGGAatgttttttttgcttcagaatcTTGCTTCTTTGGTCCCCATAAATCCTACACAAAGTTGCTGCTCATAGGCTGGTTTTCCTTGTTTGCAATAGTGCTTTGAACAAGTGTTTGTTTTGACTTGTTtggctaaaagaaaaagaaattgtgccTGTGATATGCTGCAACCTTGCAGCCACTGTCCTGTGGTAAGGATACAGGACCTTCTGCTAATGAGTCATTTGTCCAGTGGTCTTGTCTTAGAGTGCAGACCTTCTCGTTATGACATTATCAACACATTCTTCAATTGTACTGCTGGGAATGGGatagcattttttgttttcagtgatggCTATTCTTCTAACTCCCGTTTTGGCATTTTCACACACACATTTCCATTTGTATTTCATTCACAGCAACCAAATCTCTAATAAAAActataaataaatttaaacttgAACAGAATTCTCCAAAACTGTGATGTCCACAAATTGAAGGTAGTTATTTTACTAAAAACTATTTGCTAAATCAGTTAGAACATATCAACATGTTGTAAAAGTTCATAAAGCGTATGAGTTCCAGTGTTAGACTGGAACTCACAGAAGAcatacataataataataataataatcccttTTGTATTAATATATATTCACTCCAGCTTTCACTTCTGTGTTTAGATTTCCAGACCAAAAAGTCCAATTTACCTTTACTATGCAAGTCCCACTGAAGTACGATACTCCGTTTTAAATTGTTATGCTCCTATAAACGTCAAAATGTTTTGAAGGCCCGGGTCTTGCTTCTCATTTAATCAAGTATGAGCTTATTTTCCTCTAACACTAAAATTTCACAATTAGGTCTTTAATTTCCTTGGAAAGATGTTAGAACAACTCACAAGAGATAGCTTCTTCCCTGATCCATCTGGGCtgctttttttcactcttttaatCTCTTCTCTAAATACCTTTCCCTGTAGAAGAGTCCTAccttctggggatggggcaggaatGACCCTCAGGATCTGCTCTATTTGATTCACTGTTGATGTTCCAGGAAAAAGAGGCTTCCCAAGTAGCAGCTCTCCCAGAATACAGCCAATGCTCCACATGTCTACACCTTTAGTGTAACTACAAGTAAGAACAGAACTCTAACAGAGTTAGGACTAAATCAAGCCCATATTTTTCTGTACCTGATATTCACATCATCTACATTAGCTTATTTTGCTAGAAAAACAAGCTTGATGACTCCTTGAATATGAATGCTCACAGGTTTTAACTAAAACGTGAATGAGATTCAGGAATCATGAAACTGGCAAGCATAAAACAGAAAGGAGATTTATCCTACTAAAAGTCTACTCTGGGAAAccataaaaggaaatatattaaaCATAAATTCCAGGACAAGGTAATATATACTTTTCATATGACCAACAGTGAAGACAGAAGTTGCTGCTTGGAAACAACTGACTTTTCATGGCA of the Larus michahellis chromosome 2, bLarMic1.1, whole genome shotgun sequence genome contains:
- the MAPK15 gene encoding mitogen-activated protein kinase 15 isoform X1, translated to MSEPEVEAIVSQKYEIKRRLGKGAYGIVWKAVDRRTGEIVAVKKIFDAFRNRTDAQRTFREIMFLQEFGEHPNIIKLLDVIRAQNDKDIYLIFESMETDLHAVIKKGNLLKDIHKCYILYQLLKATKFIHSGNVIHRDQKPSNILLDADCFVKLCDFGLARSLCQMNEDQGNPPLTEYVATRWYRAPEILLSSRSYTKGVDMWSIGCILGELLLGKPLFPGTSTVNQIEQILRVIPAPSPEDILAMQSDYRASVINRMSSRQRVTFEEILPSSTPLPALDLLKKLLVFNPDKRLTAEEALQHPYVKRFHCPAREPSLDYDVILPLGDDIQLSVAEYRNKLYEMILEKKLNRHPKEQVQREGIHLSQSESKPLLPNSSSVTLPTRKDQREPTPPLLKTSHVHAGTTTSVQPEVSSRSEDLCQRPKIHVIYNPITHTTVQSNANSGAVIRNCPAPPSQQARISNNKKPGRQITWANANARLPPTSVQNLYNNSRNIQFHSKDVRPLLKPSKKMFQITANMGAAGDPKASMGSYSQAYGTICKSALQSLPISKSSQHEQ
- the MAPK15 gene encoding mitogen-activated protein kinase 15 isoform X3 yields the protein MLSGTEQMLREHFERLCSCRNLENIQILSSCLMLSELRTTRTSTSSLSPWPSNILLDADCFVKLCDFGLARSLCQMNEDQGNPPLTEYVATRWYRAPEILLSSRSYTKGVDMWSIGCILGELLLGKPLFPGTSTVNQIEQILRVIPAPSPEDILAMQSDYRASVINRMSSRQRVTFEEILPSSTPLPALDLLKKLLVFNPDKRLTAEEALQHPYVKRFHCPAREPSLDYDVILPLGDDIQLSVAEYRNKLYEMILEKKLNRHPKEQVQREGIHLSQSESKPLLPNSSSVTLPTRKDQREPTPPLLKTSHVHAGTTTSVQPEVSSRSEDLCQRPKIHVIYNPITHTTVQSNANSGAVIRNCPAPPSQQARISNNKKPGRQITWANANARLPPTSVQNLYNNSRNIQFHSKDVRPLLKPSKKMFQITANMGAAGDPKASMGSYSQAYGTICKSALQSLPISKSSQHEQ
- the MAPK15 gene encoding mitogen-activated protein kinase 15 isoform X2, whose protein sequence is MQNEVDYCPFSWFTSKILGFDSWISSLCRNLENIQILSSCLMLSELRTTRTSTSSLSPWPSNILLDADCFVKLCDFGLARSLCQMNEDQGNPPLTEYVATRWYRAPEILLSSRSYTKGVDMWSIGCILGELLLGKPLFPGTSTVNQIEQILRVIPAPSPEDILAMQSDYRASVINRMSSRQRVTFEEILPSSTPLPALDLLKKLLVFNPDKRLTAEEALQHPYVKRFHCPAREPSLDYDVILPLGDDIQLSVAEYRNKLYEMILEKKLNRHPKEQVQREGIHLSQSESKPLLPNSSSVTLPTRKDQREPTPPLLKTSHVHAGTTTSVQPEVSSRSEDLCQRPKIHVIYNPITHTTVQSNANSGAVIRNCPAPPSQQARISNNKKPGRQITWANANARLPPTSVQNLYNNSRNIQFHSKDVRPLLKPSKKMFQITANMGAAGDPKASMGSYSQAYGTICKSALQSLPISKSSQHEQ